The following proteins come from a genomic window of Micromonospora echinofusca:
- the egtD gene encoding L-histidine N(alpha)-methyltransferase, with the protein MSAEPLEIHLEEQDLGRSLREDVRTGLTAEEKWLPPKWFYDARGSELFEEITRLPEYYPTRAERAVLAERAATIAELTGAKTLIELGSGSSEKTRLLLDAFTRRGGLGTFVPLDVSVSALRQSTAEIAADYPGLRVRGIVGDFTRHLERLPTGGRRLVLFLGGTIGNLLPAERARFLAAMRAALEPGDWLLIGTDLVKDPAVVVPAYDDAAGVTAEFNRNVLRVVNRELGADFDPDGFAHVALWDAEREWIEMRLRARRPMRVRVLDLTVTFAEGEELRTEVSAKFRPEGVAAELGAARFAAHDFWTDPDGLFGVTLARAE; encoded by the coding sequence ATGAGCGCGGAGCCGCTGGAGATCCACCTGGAGGAGCAGGACCTGGGCCGCAGCCTGCGGGAGGACGTCCGCACCGGCCTGACCGCCGAGGAGAAGTGGCTGCCGCCCAAGTGGTTCTACGACGCCCGCGGCAGCGAGCTGTTCGAGGAGATCACCCGGCTGCCGGAGTACTACCCGACCCGGGCCGAGCGCGCGGTGCTGGCCGAGCGGGCCGCCACGATCGCCGAGCTGACCGGGGCGAAGACGCTGATCGAGCTCGGTTCGGGCTCGTCGGAGAAGACCCGGCTGCTGCTGGACGCGTTCACCCGCCGGGGCGGGCTCGGCACGTTCGTGCCGCTGGACGTGTCGGTCAGCGCGCTGCGGCAGTCCACCGCCGAGATCGCCGCCGACTACCCCGGGCTGCGGGTACGCGGCATCGTGGGCGACTTCACCCGCCACCTGGAGCGCCTGCCGACCGGTGGGCGGCGGCTGGTGCTCTTCCTCGGCGGCACGATCGGCAACCTCCTGCCGGCCGAGCGGGCACGGTTCCTCGCCGCGATGCGGGCCGCCCTGGAGCCGGGGGACTGGCTGCTGATCGGCACCGACCTGGTGAAGGATCCGGCGGTGGTGGTGCCGGCCTACGACGACGCGGCCGGGGTCACCGCCGAGTTCAACCGCAACGTGCTGCGCGTGGTCAACCGGGAGCTGGGCGCCGACTTCGACCCGGACGGGTTCGCCCACGTCGCGCTCTGGGACGCCGAGCGGGAGTGGATCGAGATGCGGCTGCGGGCGCGGCGGCCGATGCGCGTGCGGGTGCTCGACCTGACGGTCACCTTCGCCGAGGGCGAGGAGCTGCGTACGGAGGTGTCGGCGAAGTTCCGTCCCGAGGGCGTCGCCGCCGAGCTGGGCGCCGCCCGCTTCGCCGCCCACGACTTCTGGACCGACCCGGACGGCCTGTTCGGCGTCACGCTGGCCCGCGCCGAGTGA
- a CDS encoding DUF1622 domain-containing protein, which translates to MGVEEILRHGYQILVTAVEVAGAVVIFVGAAWAALRFVVEGLRHRSAAVFTPIRLSLGRFLTLGLEFQLAADILRTAVSPTFAQIGQLAAIAAIRTALNYFLGREIRQEQQQVRGAERGG; encoded by the coding sequence ATGGGTGTCGAGGAGATCCTGCGCCACGGCTACCAGATCCTGGTCACCGCGGTGGAGGTCGCTGGGGCGGTGGTCATCTTCGTCGGGGCGGCGTGGGCGGCGCTGCGGTTCGTGGTCGAGGGGCTGCGGCACCGCAGCGCCGCCGTGTTCACCCCGATCCGGCTCTCCCTGGGGCGGTTCCTCACCCTCGGGCTGGAGTTCCAGCTCGCGGCGGACATTCTGCGTACGGCGGTGTCGCCGACCTTCGCCCAGATCGGGCAGCTGGCGGCCATCGCCGCGATCCGGACCGCGCTGAACTACTTCCTGGGTCGGGAGATCCGCCAGGAGCAGCAGCAGGTGCGGGGGGCGGAGCGCGGCGGGTGA
- a CDS encoding ABC transporter permease, translating into MIRTTLRQLRAEALRLMLSSLAIVLGVAFIAGTLIFVDGMRAGAYERAGAFDRHTDLAVHSTTDDPLPPVLVEKVRALDGVAAAEGELLGSGGIVGADGRPVLGYAVLAAIPVDAALRSYDVVAGRLPDRPGEVVLDAATAEQESFALGSGVRVGGGGGAARPYTLVGTVDVAGTARDVGGPFIGLVGADALAVTGQRGYDRIMVAARPGVADGALVQRAAEAVGAGATVKTRQRILDDAVTDAVRDLEQFNMVLLTFAGVAVVVAGFVIANTFAIVLAQRTRRTALLRLVGATRGQLFRAALLEAALVGLVASAAGVLIGVALAGGMNQVMTRLDAPVPGGLAVTASTVLVSLLLGTAITMGAALLPAWRGTRVAPVAALTDAAVQPARGAGRLRLTAGAVVFATGIAALVAAAYAVQVVLVAAGGVLTFFGIVLFGPVLVPALVRVLGWPARRLFGATAGLAVANAVRNPRRIAATATALVIGIGLVSAFVVGARSTKDGIERSVDAEIGVDWLVTGIGGDLPAPLVAELRARPELAVVHEQRGAVAADVRVQAAHPALVGRTLTGVVSGQVDRLGPGQVLVHRELAEARGWTTGSTVTVRGRSLRVAAVVTADGPTLAGSPVPAGHVIEVVDADFAALFPDERGYLAEIDPADGVSAEQARAAIEAVVARYPTANLMDQGAYKKMLTATVDMLLALVTALLGLAVVIALVGVANTLSLSVVERTRENAVLRAVGLTRRRMRAMLAVEAVLMALVGALLGVGLGTGVSAAAMALLARISGDFAVVLPVGQLGLILGVAVLAALVASVLPARRALSRPVVEALADQ; encoded by the coding sequence ATGATCCGTACGACCCTGCGCCAGCTGCGCGCCGAGGCGCTGCGCCTGATGCTCTCGTCGCTGGCCATCGTGCTCGGCGTCGCGTTCATCGCCGGCACGCTGATCTTCGTCGACGGGATGCGTGCCGGCGCGTACGAGCGGGCCGGCGCGTTCGACCGGCACACCGACCTCGCGGTGCACTCCACCACGGACGACCCGCTGCCGCCCGTGCTGGTCGAGAAGGTGCGCGCCCTCGACGGGGTCGCCGCCGCCGAGGGCGAGCTGCTCGGCTCCGGCGGGATCGTGGGCGCCGACGGCCGCCCCGTGCTCGGCTACGCCGTCCTCGCCGCGATCCCCGTCGACGCGGCGCTGCGCTCGTACGACGTGGTGGCCGGCCGGTTGCCCGACCGCCCGGGCGAGGTGGTGCTGGACGCCGCGACCGCCGAGCAGGAGAGCTTCGCCCTCGGCAGCGGCGTACGCGTCGGCGGCGGCGGGGGAGCGGCCCGCCCGTACACCCTGGTCGGCACGGTCGACGTGGCCGGCACCGCCCGCGACGTCGGCGGCCCGTTCATCGGCCTGGTCGGCGCGGACGCCCTCGCGGTCACCGGCCAGCGGGGCTACGACCGGATCATGGTGGCCGCCCGGCCCGGCGTGGCCGACGGGGCACTGGTCCAGCGGGCCGCCGAGGCCGTCGGCGCCGGCGCGACCGTCAAGACCCGGCAGCGCATCCTCGACGACGCCGTGACCGACGCGGTCCGCGACCTCGAGCAGTTCAACATGGTGCTGCTGACCTTCGCCGGCGTCGCCGTCGTGGTCGCCGGCTTCGTCATCGCCAACACCTTCGCCATCGTGCTGGCCCAGCGGACGCGGCGGACCGCCTTGCTGCGGCTGGTCGGCGCGACCCGGGGCCAGCTGTTCCGCGCCGCGCTGCTGGAGGCCGCGCTGGTCGGGCTGGTCGCCTCCGCCGCCGGCGTGCTGATCGGCGTGGCCCTGGCCGGCGGCATGAACCAGGTGATGACGCGGCTCGACGCGCCGGTCCCCGGCGGCCTCGCCGTCACCGCGTCGACCGTGCTGGTCAGCCTGCTCCTGGGCACGGCGATCACGATGGGCGCCGCACTGCTGCCCGCGTGGCGGGGCACCCGCGTCGCCCCGGTCGCCGCGCTCACCGACGCGGCGGTCCAGCCCGCCCGGGGCGCCGGCCGGCTCCGGTTGACGGCCGGTGCGGTGGTCTTCGCCACCGGGATCGCCGCGCTGGTCGCCGCCGCGTACGCCGTGCAGGTGGTCCTGGTGGCCGCCGGCGGCGTACTCACCTTCTTCGGGATCGTGCTCTTCGGCCCGGTGCTCGTGCCGGCCCTGGTCCGGGTGCTGGGGTGGCCGGCCCGCCGGCTGTTCGGTGCCACCGCCGGGCTGGCCGTGGCGAACGCCGTACGCAATCCGCGCCGGATCGCCGCGACCGCCACGGCCCTGGTGATCGGCATCGGTCTGGTGTCGGCCTTCGTGGTCGGCGCCCGCAGCACCAAGGACGGCATCGAGCGCAGCGTGGACGCCGAGATCGGGGTCGACTGGCTGGTCACCGGGATCGGCGGGGACCTCCCGGCACCGCTCGTGGCCGAGCTGCGCGCCCGGCCGGAGCTGGCGGTGGTGCACGAGCAGCGCGGCGCCGTCGCCGCCGACGTGCGGGTGCAGGCCGCGCACCCCGCCCTGGTCGGCCGGACCCTGACCGGTGTCGTGTCGGGGCAGGTCGATCGGCTGGGCCCGGGACAGGTGCTGGTGCACCGGGAATTGGCCGAGGCCCGGGGCTGGACGACCGGGTCCACCGTCACCGTACGCGGCCGGTCGTTGCGGGTGGCCGCGGTCGTCACCGCCGACGGGCCGACGCTCGCCGGCAGCCCCGTTCCCGCCGGTCACGTGATCGAGGTGGTGGACGCCGACTTCGCCGCCCTCTTTCCCGACGAGCGGGGCTACCTGGCCGAGATCGACCCCGCCGACGGGGTCTCCGCCGAGCAGGCCCGGGCCGCCATAGAGGCGGTGGTCGCCCGGTACCCGACCGCCAACCTGATGGATCAGGGCGCCTACAAGAAGATGCTCACCGCCACCGTCGACATGCTGCTCGCCCTCGTCACCGCGCTGCTGGGCCTGGCCGTGGTGATCGCGCTGGTGGGGGTCGCCAACACGCTGAGCCTGTCCGTGGTGGAGCGGACCCGGGAGAACGCCGTGTTGCGCGCGGTCGGGCTGACCCGGCGACGGATGCGCGCCATGCTGGCCGTCGAGGCGGTGCTGATGGCACTGGTCGGCGCGCTGCTCGGGGTGGGTCTCGGCACCGGCGTCAGCGCCGCCGCGATGGCCCTGCTGGCTCGGATCAGCGGCGACTTCGCCGTGGTGCTGCCGGTGGGGCAGCTCGGGCTGATTCTCGGGGTGGCGGTGCTGGCCGCCCTGGTCGCCTCGGTGCTGCCGGCCCGCCGCGCGCTGTCGCGGCCGGTGGTCGAGGCGCTCGCCGACCAGTGA
- the egtB gene encoding ergothioneine biosynthesis protein EgtB: MTGTTTQSTGAEQLRSRIAAELARTRARTALLTEAVDEADLVRQHSPLMSPLVWDLAHVGNQEELWLVRDVGGREPVRRDIDDLYDAFKQPRRDRPTLPLLPPQEARAYLLTVRDKVLDLLDRVAFTERPLVADGFAFGMIVQHEQQHDETMLATHQLRAGPAVLHAPPPPEPRVRVDAEVLVPAGEFTMGTDTDPWALDNERPAHRVLLPAYVIDAAPVTNGRYREFIADGGYDDPRWWSPDGWRHRREAELVAPMHWRRDGDGWACRRFGRWAPVRDDEPVVHVCFHEAQAYAAWAGKRLPTEAEWEKAARWDPATGRSRRYPWGDDDPTAEHANLGQRHLWPAPVGAYPAGASPLGVHQLIGDVWEWTSTPFRGHPGFTAFPYREYSEVFFGDEHRVLRGGSFGTDRAACRGTFRNWDFPIRRQIFSGFRCARDARPEEAQS, translated from the coding sequence GTGACCGGGACGACCACCCAGTCGACGGGCGCGGAGCAGCTGCGCAGCCGGATCGCGGCGGAGCTGGCACGCACCCGCGCCCGCACGGCCCTGCTGACCGAGGCCGTCGACGAGGCCGACCTGGTGCGGCAGCACTCGCCGCTGATGTCCCCGCTGGTCTGGGACCTCGCCCACGTCGGCAACCAGGAGGAACTCTGGCTGGTCCGGGACGTGGGCGGGCGCGAACCCGTACGGCGGGACATCGACGACCTGTACGACGCGTTCAAGCAGCCCCGCCGGGACCGCCCGACGCTGCCGCTGCTGCCCCCGCAGGAGGCCCGCGCCTATCTGCTCACCGTCCGGGACAAGGTGCTCGACCTGCTGGACCGGGTCGCGTTCACCGAGCGACCGCTGGTCGCCGACGGGTTCGCCTTCGGCATGATCGTGCAGCACGAGCAGCAGCACGACGAGACGATGCTCGCCACCCACCAGCTGCGCGCCGGCCCGGCGGTGCTGCACGCCCCGCCGCCGCCGGAGCCGCGCGTCCGGGTCGACGCCGAGGTGCTGGTGCCGGCGGGCGAGTTCACCATGGGCACCGACACCGACCCGTGGGCGCTGGACAACGAGCGCCCCGCCCACCGGGTGCTCCTGCCGGCGTACGTCATCGACGCCGCGCCGGTGACCAACGGGCGCTACCGCGAGTTCATCGCCGACGGTGGCTACGACGACCCGCGCTGGTGGAGCCCCGACGGCTGGCGGCACCGCCGGGAGGCGGAGCTGGTCGCGCCGATGCACTGGCGACGCGACGGCGACGGCTGGGCCTGCCGGCGGTTCGGGCGGTGGGCGCCGGTACGCGACGACGAGCCGGTGGTGCACGTCTGCTTCCACGAGGCGCAGGCGTACGCCGCGTGGGCCGGCAAGCGGCTGCCGACCGAGGCGGAGTGGGAGAAGGCGGCGCGCTGGGACCCGGCCACCGGCCGCTCCCGCCGCTACCCCTGGGGCGACGACGACCCCACCGCCGAGCACGCCAACCTGGGCCAGCGGCACCTGTGGCCCGCGCCGGTGGGCGCCTACCCGGCCGGCGCCTCGCCGTTGGGCGTGCACCAGCTCATCGGCGACGTGTGGGAGTGGACCTCCACCCCGTTCCGGGGGCACCCCGGCTTCACCGCGTTCCCCTACCGCGAATACTCGGAGGTCTTCTTCGGCGACGAGCACCGGGTGCTGCGCGGCGGGTCGTTCGGCACCGACCGGGCCGCCTGCCGGGGCACCTTCCGCAACTGGGACTTCCCGATCCGGCGGCAGATCTTCAGCGGCTTCCGCTGCGCCCGGGACGCCCGGCCGGAGGAGGCACAGTCGTGA
- a CDS encoding TMEM165/GDT1 family protein, giving the protein MEGFLVALVVSFGVIFVAELGDKSQLMALTFATRFKTVPVLIGITIATAVVHLASVAIGYGLGATLPTEWISLVAGVAFLGFGAWTLRGDSLTEEEKRKAEKTGKSAIVAVSVAFFLAELGDKTMLATITLATQYGWFGTWLGSTIGMVAADALAILVGRMLGRRLPEKTIKYGAAVLFAICGLWLILEAVTQLT; this is encoded by the coding sequence ATGGAAGGTTTCCTCGTCGCGCTGGTCGTCAGCTTCGGCGTCATCTTCGTCGCGGAGCTGGGGGACAAGTCCCAGCTGATGGCCCTGACCTTCGCCACCCGCTTCAAAACCGTACCGGTCCTGATCGGGATCACCATCGCCACCGCCGTGGTGCACCTGGCCTCGGTGGCGATCGGCTACGGGCTCGGTGCCACCCTGCCGACCGAGTGGATCTCGCTCGTCGCGGGCGTGGCGTTCCTCGGCTTCGGGGCGTGGACCCTGCGGGGCGACAGCCTCACCGAGGAGGAGAAGCGCAAGGCCGAGAAGACCGGCAAGTCCGCCATCGTCGCGGTGTCGGTCGCGTTCTTCCTGGCCGAGCTGGGCGACAAGACCATGCTGGCCACGATCACCCTCGCCACCCAGTACGGCTGGTTCGGCACCTGGCTCGGCTCCACGATCGGCATGGTGGCGGCGGACGCGCTCGCCATCCTCGTCGGGCGGATGCTCGGCCGGCGGCTGCCCGAGAAGACCATCAAGTACGGCGCCGCGGTGCTCTTCGCGATCTGCGGGCTCTGGCTGATCCTGGAGGCCGTCACGCAGCTCACCTGA
- a CDS encoding ABC transporter ATP-binding protein, which translates to MSVAPPAHATAGVAVAAHGLSKRYGSGPAAVVALDGVDVDFAAGRFTAIMGPSGSGKSTLMHCLAGLDRPTSGSVRIGDADLARLDDKRLTLLRRDRVGFVFQKFNLLPALTAEENIVLPLSIAGRRPERAWLRQVVAAVGLADRLRHRPAELSGGQQQRVAVARALITKPWVIFADEPTGNLDSRSGAEVLRLLRDAVDTLGQTVVMVTHDPSAAGHADRVVFLADGRPVRDLTAPTAERVLDALAGLDPARAPGAGRGAVTR; encoded by the coding sequence GTGTCCGTAGCACCTCCCGCGCACGCCACCGCCGGCGTCGCGGTCGCCGCCCACGGCCTGTCCAAGCGGTACGGCTCCGGCCCGGCAGCCGTCGTCGCCCTCGACGGCGTCGACGTCGACTTCGCCGCCGGCCGGTTCACCGCCATCATGGGCCCGTCCGGCTCCGGCAAGTCCACGCTCATGCACTGCCTCGCCGGCCTGGACCGACCCACCTCCGGCAGCGTGCGCATCGGCGACGCCGACCTCGCCCGCCTCGACGACAAGCGGCTCACCCTGCTGCGCCGCGACCGGGTCGGATTCGTGTTCCAGAAGTTCAACCTGCTGCCGGCGCTGACCGCCGAGGAGAACATCGTGCTGCCCCTGTCCATCGCCGGCCGGCGGCCGGAGCGGGCCTGGCTGCGCCAGGTCGTCGCCGCGGTGGGGCTCGCCGACCGGCTGCGCCACCGCCCCGCTGAGCTGTCCGGGGGCCAGCAGCAGCGGGTGGCGGTGGCCCGCGCGCTGATCACCAAACCCTGGGTGATCTTCGCCGACGAGCCGACCGGGAACCTGGACTCACGTTCCGGCGCCGAGGTGCTGCGCCTGCTGCGCGATGCCGTCGACACCCTCGGCCAGACGGTGGTCATGGTGACCCACGACCCGTCGGCCGCCGGGCACGCCGACCGGGTCGTCTTCCTCGCCGACGGCCGGCCGGTACGCGACCTCACCGCGCCGACCGCCGAGCGGGTCCTCGACGCGCTCGCCGGCCTCGACCCGGCGCGCGCACCGGGCGCCGGTCGCGGGGCGGTGACCCGATGA
- the egtA gene encoding ergothioneine biosynthesis glutamate--cysteine ligase EgtA, whose protein sequence is MVTSPELDRTTVLRESAAAEGHLARICFKTGPPTHTGVELEWTVHDAADPARPVDGERLRAALGRHSPRTLDRASPADPLPHGGTVTVEPGGQLEISTAPRSSLATLIHAADGDIAELSGLLDAAGLVLGRSGIDPHRPPRPVVEGPRYRAMRQLFDRRGPAGRTMMYSTAGLQVCLDAGEPEHLPDRWAAVHALGPPLLAAFATADRHAGRSTGWASARMAAWYGIEPARTRPVWTPTTDVDPVTAWTRYVLAAPLLCVRGDGPDWTPPPGITFADWVDGALPRPPTTDDLDYHVSTLFPPVRPRGYLELRYLDTQPGRGWMLPLAVLAVLFADPATVRAARDVAGPVAHRWYPAARHGLRDPALAAAAADLFDLALAALPRLDLPAALHDDIDRGVRRRRDAAGRSHR, encoded by the coding sequence GTGGTGACGTCGCCGGAGCTCGACCGGACCACCGTTCTGCGGGAGTCCGCCGCCGCCGAGGGCCACCTCGCGCGCATCTGCTTCAAGACCGGTCCACCGACACACACCGGCGTCGAACTCGAATGGACCGTGCACGACGCCGCCGATCCCGCCCGCCCGGTCGACGGCGAGCGGCTACGGGCGGCTCTGGGGCGGCACAGCCCCCGCACCCTCGACCGCGCGAGCCCCGCCGATCCGCTCCCGCACGGTGGCACCGTGACCGTGGAGCCGGGCGGGCAGCTGGAGATCTCCACCGCGCCACGCTCCTCGCTCGCCACCCTCATCCACGCGGCCGACGGCGACATCGCCGAGCTGAGCGGCCTGCTCGACGCCGCCGGGCTGGTCCTCGGCCGCAGCGGCATAGACCCGCACCGGCCGCCCCGGCCGGTGGTCGAAGGCCCCCGCTACCGCGCCATGCGCCAACTCTTCGACCGGCGCGGGCCGGCCGGCCGGACGATGATGTACAGCACAGCCGGCCTCCAGGTCTGCCTGGACGCGGGGGAGCCGGAGCACCTGCCGGACCGGTGGGCGGCGGTGCACGCGCTCGGGCCGCCCCTGCTGGCCGCGTTCGCCACGGCCGACCGGCACGCCGGCCGCAGCACCGGCTGGGCGTCCGCCCGGATGGCGGCCTGGTACGGCATCGAGCCGGCCCGCACCCGTCCCGTCTGGACGCCGACGACCGACGTGGACCCCGTCACCGCCTGGACGAGGTACGTCCTCGCCGCGCCGCTGCTCTGCGTGCGCGGCGACGGCCCCGACTGGACGCCGCCGCCGGGGATCACGTTCGCCGACTGGGTCGACGGGGCGCTGCCCCGGCCGCCCACCACCGACGACCTCGACTACCACGTGAGCACCCTCTTCCCGCCGGTGCGGCCCCGGGGCTACCTGGAGCTGCGCTACCTCGACACGCAGCCGGGCCGCGGCTGGATGCTCCCGCTCGCGGTGCTGGCCGTCCTGTTCGCCGACCCCGCCACGGTCCGCGCGGCCCGCGACGTCGCCGGTCCGGTGGCGCACCGCTGGTACCCCGCCGCCCGCCACGGCCTGCGCGATCCGGCGCTGGCCGCCGCCGCGGCGGACCTGTTCGACCTGGCCCTCGCGGCCCTGCCCCGGCTCGACCTGCCGGCGGCCCTGCACGACGACATCGACCGAGGCGTACGGCGGCGGCGCGACGCCGCGGGAAGGAGTCACCGGTGA
- the egtC gene encoding ergothioneine biosynthesis protein EgtC, which yields MCRHLAYLGPPATLRELLFDPPYSLVRQSWAPRDMRGGGTINADGFGVGWYPGDGEPVRYRRSQPIWSDPTIAQLAEVTSAGAVLAAVRSATVGMAVLDGAAAPFAEGRWLFSHNGVVRGWPDSMVPLAATLPVRDLLTLDASTDSALLWALVRHRLRAGVKPARAIAETVTAVAAAAPGSRLNLLLTDGRTVVASAAGHALSIRATPASVLLASEPHDDDPGWQAVPDGRLVEATATGVRVHALAEV from the coding sequence ATGTGCCGCCACCTGGCCTACCTGGGGCCGCCGGCGACCCTGCGGGAGCTGCTGTTCGACCCGCCGTACTCCCTGGTGCGGCAGTCCTGGGCGCCGCGCGACATGCGCGGCGGAGGGACGATCAACGCCGACGGCTTCGGCGTCGGCTGGTATCCGGGCGACGGCGAGCCGGTGCGCTACCGGCGCTCGCAGCCGATCTGGAGCGACCCGACCATCGCCCAGCTCGCGGAGGTGACCTCGGCCGGCGCGGTGCTGGCCGCCGTCCGCTCCGCCACCGTGGGCATGGCGGTGCTCGACGGGGCCGCCGCCCCGTTCGCCGAGGGGCGCTGGCTGTTCAGCCACAACGGGGTGGTGCGGGGCTGGCCCGACTCGATGGTCCCCCTCGCCGCCACCCTGCCCGTACGCGACCTGCTCACGCTCGACGCGTCCACCGACTCGGCGCTGCTGTGGGCGCTGGTGCGCCACCGGCTGCGGGCCGGGGTGAAGCCGGCGCGCGCCATCGCCGAGACCGTGACGGCGGTGGCGGCGGCCGCACCCGGTTCCCGGCTCAACCTGCTGCTCACCGACGGGCGCACCGTGGTGGCCAGCGCGGCCGGGCACGCACTGTCGATCCGCGCGACGCCGGCCTCGGTGCTGCTGGCGTCCGAGCCGCACGACGACGACCCCGGCTGGCAGGCGGTGCCGGACGGGCGACTGGTGGAGGCCACCGCGACGGGGGTGCGCGTCCACGCCCTCGCCGAGGTCTGA
- a CDS encoding serine/threonine-protein kinase, producing MLSSEVVLSGRYRLDERVATGGMGDVWRGKDLVLGRQVAVKVLLPALVSDPDFIARFRAEARIMAALRHPGIVQVFDCGEDDLPDGSRADYLVMEFVTGQPLSKRIEAAGHLDVAETMGIVAQVAQALHAAHLGGIVHRDVKPSNLLVQEDGSVVLVDFGVARSTNVTSITSTNAVPGTALYMAPEQAAGRPVSGATDIYALGAVAYCCLSGSPPFTGDNPLQVAVRHLDDEPPELPHEVPEAVRALVSRALAKDPADRFSSAAAMAEAARAAVSDPSAATAMVPAAAAVGGGDPGTRTDMPAVAGVARRRRRGTLVGAAAAVLVALAGLGAALGASGEADAPAIKVPQATTPAAEPSGDAQAPAEQDDEPANPGRPFRPTGSTSSPSPSATAPPVSPQPSGSDAPESPEPSGTTEPPGPSPSTAVPTQSPPPPVEPTETQTTPVEPANPPAG from the coding sequence GTGTTGTCATCGGAGGTCGTACTCAGCGGTCGCTACCGCCTGGACGAGCGTGTCGCCACGGGCGGCATGGGCGACGTCTGGCGGGGCAAGGACCTCGTCCTCGGCCGGCAGGTCGCGGTCAAGGTCCTGCTGCCGGCGCTGGTCTCCGACCCCGACTTCATCGCCCGCTTCCGCGCCGAGGCCCGGATCATGGCCGCACTGCGCCACCCGGGCATCGTGCAGGTCTTCGACTGCGGCGAGGACGACCTGCCCGACGGGAGCCGGGCCGACTACCTGGTCATGGAGTTCGTGACCGGCCAGCCCCTGTCCAAGCGGATCGAGGCCGCCGGGCATCTCGACGTGGCCGAGACGATGGGCATCGTCGCGCAGGTCGCGCAGGCGCTGCACGCCGCGCACCTCGGCGGGATCGTGCACCGCGACGTCAAGCCCAGCAACCTGCTGGTGCAGGAGGACGGCAGCGTCGTGCTGGTCGACTTCGGCGTCGCCCGGTCGACGAACGTCACCAGCATCACCAGCACGAACGCGGTGCCCGGCACCGCCCTCTACATGGCTCCGGAGCAGGCCGCCGGCCGGCCCGTGTCCGGCGCGACCGACATCTACGCGCTCGGCGCCGTGGCCTACTGCTGCCTCAGCGGCAGCCCGCCGTTCACCGGCGACAACCCGTTGCAGGTCGCCGTGCGCCACCTCGACGACGAGCCGCCGGAGCTGCCGCACGAGGTCCCGGAGGCCGTCCGCGCGCTGGTCTCGCGCGCCCTGGCCAAGGATCCGGCCGACCGGTTCAGCAGCGCGGCGGCGATGGCCGAGGCCGCGCGGGCCGCCGTGTCCGACCCCTCCGCGGCCACCGCCATGGTGCCCGCCGCCGCGGCCGTGGGCGGCGGGGACCCGGGCACCCGCACCGACATGCCGGCCGTCGCCGGCGTGGCCCGTAGGAGACGCCGCGGCACCCTCGTCGGCGCCGCGGCGGCCGTGCTGGTGGCGTTGGCCGGGCTCGGCGCGGCGCTCGGCGCATCGGGCGAGGCCGACGCGCCGGCGATCAAGGTGCCGCAGGCGACCACCCCGGCCGCGGAGCCGAGCGGTGACGCGCAGGCGCCGGCGGAGCAGGACGACGAGCCCGCCAACCCGGGCCGGCCGTTCCGGCCGACCGGCTCCACCTCCAGCCCTTCGCCGTCGGCCACCGCGCCCCCGGTCTCCCCCCAGCCCAGCGGGTCGGACGCCCCGGAGTCCCCCGAGCCCAGCGGCACCACCGAACCGCCGGGCCCGTCGCCCAGCACCGCCGTCCCGACGCAGAGCCCGCCGCCGCCGGTGGAGCCGACCGAGACGCAGACCACGCCGGTCGAGCCCGCCAACCCGCCGGCAGGCTGA
- a CDS encoding RNA polymerase sigma factor — protein MAGELNEAVLAAQAGDEDAFRFLYRSLQPGLLRYLTALVGADAEDVASETWLQISRDLPSFTGGEFRAWAVTIARNRAMDHLRRQRRRPSLPVPVQALAELAGDADTAERAGETIGTEAALALIATLPPREAEAVLLRAVIGLDAETAGRVLGRRPGAVRTAAHRGLRRLAAMMERHDPARSPAAPEAAVTPRPRTGGRQASHVEPADG, from the coding sequence ATGGCGGGTGAGCTGAACGAGGCCGTCCTGGCGGCGCAGGCCGGCGACGAGGATGCCTTCCGCTTCCTCTACCGCAGCCTCCAGCCCGGCCTGCTCCGTTACCTGACCGCCCTGGTCGGCGCGGACGCCGAGGACGTCGCCTCCGAGACCTGGCTGCAGATCTCCCGTGACCTGCCCAGCTTCACCGGCGGCGAGTTCCGGGCGTGGGCCGTCACCATCGCCCGTAACCGGGCCATGGACCACCTGCGCCGGCAACGCCGTCGTCCGTCGCTGCCGGTGCCGGTGCAGGCGCTCGCCGAACTGGCCGGTGACGCCGACACCGCCGAACGGGCCGGCGAGACGATCGGCACCGAGGCGGCGCTCGCGCTGATCGCCACCCTGCCGCCCCGCGAGGCCGAGGCCGTGCTGCTGCGCGCGGTCATCGGGCTGGACGCCGAGACCGCCGGGCGGGTGCTCGGCCGCCGGCCCGGTGCCGTACGCACCGCCGCCCACCGGGGACTGCGCCGGCTCGCCGCGATGATGGAACGCCACGACCCGGCCCGGTCGCCGGCCGCGCCGGAGGCCGCCGTGACGCCGCGACCGCGTACCGGCGGACGGCAGGCGTCGCACGTCGAGCCGGCGGACGGTTGA